In one Zalophus californianus isolate mZalCal1 chromosome 10, mZalCal1.pri.v2, whole genome shotgun sequence genomic region, the following are encoded:
- the CLN3 gene encoding battenin isoform X1: protein MGGCAGSRRRLLDSEGEETTPEPLPPLLDRGGALWRNMMGFWLLGLCNNFSYVVMLSAAHDILSHQRASGNQSHVDPDPPPTPHNSSSRFDCNSVSTAAVLLADILPTLVIKLLAPLGLHLLPYRSEWGWREGGQVGPEERGGCKGYGSGGRVGELRAEADLPLPSQPLALSPRVLVSGICAAGSFILVAFSHSVGTSLCGVVLASISSGLGEVTFLSLTAFYPRAVISWWSSGTGGAGLLGALSYLGLTQAGLSPQHTLLSMLGIPALLLASYFFLLTSPEPQDPGGEEEAETSARQPLIGSEAAELKPDSSSSLSLQERWTVFKGLLRYIVPLVLVYFAEYFINQGLFELLFFRNTSLSHAQQYRWYQMLYQAGVFVSRSSLRCCRIRFTWVLALLQCFNLAFLLVDVWLSFLPSIYLIFLIILYEGLLGGAAYVNTFHNIALETSDEHREFAMAAACISDTLGISLSGLLALPLHDFLCHLS, encoded by the exons ATGGGAGGCTGTGCGGGCTCGCGGCGGCGCCTTTTGGATTCCGAGG GGGAGGAGACCACCCCGGAACCTCTGCCCCCTCTGCTGGACCGTGGGGGCGCCCTTTGGAGGAACATGATGGGTTTCTG GCTCCTGGGCCTTTGCAACAACTTCTCTTATGTGGTGATGCTCAGTGCTGCCCATGACATCCTTAGCCACCAGAGGGCATCTGGGAACCAGAGCCAT GTGGACCCAGAcccaccgcccaccccccacAACAGCTCATCTCGATTTGACTGCAATTCTGTCTCCACGGCT GCCGTGCTCCTGGCAGATATCCTCCCCACCCTCGTCATCAAATTGCTGGCTCCTCTTGGTCTGCATCTGCTACCCTACAGGTCTGAGTGGGGGTGGCGGGAGGGAGGTCAGGTGGGGCCTGAAGAGCGGGGAGGCTGCAAGGGCTACGGAAGtggtgggagggttggggagtTGCGGGCGGAGGCtgaccttcctcttccctcccaacCCCTTGCCCTCAGCCCCCGGGTTCTCGTCAGTGGGATTTGTGCCGCTGGGAGCTTCATCCTGGTTGCCTTTTCTCATTCAGTGGGGACCAGCCTATGTG GTGTGGTCTTGGCTAGCATCTCGTCAGGTCTGGGGGAGGTCACCTTCCTCTCGCTCACTGCCTTCTACCCCAG GGCTGTGATCTCCTGGTGGTCCTCAGGAACTGGGGGAGCCGGGCTGCTGGGAGCGTTGTCCTACCTGGGCCTCACCCAGGCTGGCCTCTCCCCGCAGCACACCCTGCTGTCCATGCTGGGTATCCCTGCCCTGCTGCTGGCCAG CTATTTCTTTTTGCTCACATCTCCcgagccccaggaccctggaggggaggaagaggcagagacatCAGCGCGACAGCCCCTGATTGGCAGTGAGGCCGCAGAGTTGAAGCCAG ACTCCAGCTCAAGCCTCTCCCTTCAGGAAAGGTGGACTGTGTTCAAG GGCCTGCTGCGGTACATCGTCCCCTTGGTCCTGGTTTACTTTGCGGAGTATTTCATCAATCAGGGGCTT TTTGAGCTTCTGTTCTTCCGGAACACGTCCCTGAGTCACGCTCAGCAGTATCGCTG GTACCAGATGCTCTACCAGGCTGGCGTCTTTGTTTCCCGCTCTTCTCTCCGCTGCTGTCGCATCCGTTTCACGTGGGTCCTGGCCCTGCTGCAG TGCTTCAACCTGGCCTTCCTGCTGGTGGACGTGTGGTTGAGCTTCCTTCCCAGCATCTACCTCATCTTCCTGATCATTCTGTATGAGGGGCTCCTCGGAGGTGCTGCCTACGTGAACACCTTCCACAACATCGCCCTGGAG ACAAGTGATGAACACCGGGAATTTGCCATGGCAGCCGCCTGTATCTCCGACACTTTGGGAATTTCCCTGTCAGGGCTCCTGGCCCTGCCTCTGCACGACTTCCTTTGTCACCTGTCTTGA
- the CLN3 gene encoding battenin isoform X2, whose amino-acid sequence MGGCAGSRRRLLDSEGEETTPEPLPPLLDRGGALWRNMMGFWLLGLCNNFSYVVMLSAAHDILSHQRASGNQSHVDPDPPPTPHNSSSRFDCNSVSTAAVLLADILPTLVIKLLAPLGLHLLPYSPRVLVSGICAAGSFILVAFSHSVGTSLCGVVLASISSGLGEVTFLSLTAFYPRAVISWWSSGTGGAGLLGALSYLGLTQAGLSPQHTLLSMLGIPALLLASYFFLLTSPEPQDPGGEEEAETSARQPLIGSEAAELKPDSSSSLSLQERWTVFKGLLRYIVPLVLVYFAEYFINQGLFELLFFRNTSLSHAQQYRWYQMLYQAGVFVSRSSLRCCRIRFTWVLALLQCFNLAFLLVDVWLSFLPSIYLIFLIILYEGLLGGAAYVNTFHNIALETSDEHREFAMAAACISDTLGISLSGLLALPLHDFLCHLS is encoded by the exons ATGGGAGGCTGTGCGGGCTCGCGGCGGCGCCTTTTGGATTCCGAGG GGGAGGAGACCACCCCGGAACCTCTGCCCCCTCTGCTGGACCGTGGGGGCGCCCTTTGGAGGAACATGATGGGTTTCTG GCTCCTGGGCCTTTGCAACAACTTCTCTTATGTGGTGATGCTCAGTGCTGCCCATGACATCCTTAGCCACCAGAGGGCATCTGGGAACCAGAGCCAT GTGGACCCAGAcccaccgcccaccccccacAACAGCTCATCTCGATTTGACTGCAATTCTGTCTCCACGGCT GCCGTGCTCCTGGCAGATATCCTCCCCACCCTCGTCATCAAATTGCTGGCTCCTCTTGGTCTGCATCTGCTACCCTACAG CCCCCGGGTTCTCGTCAGTGGGATTTGTGCCGCTGGGAGCTTCATCCTGGTTGCCTTTTCTCATTCAGTGGGGACCAGCCTATGTG GTGTGGTCTTGGCTAGCATCTCGTCAGGTCTGGGGGAGGTCACCTTCCTCTCGCTCACTGCCTTCTACCCCAG GGCTGTGATCTCCTGGTGGTCCTCAGGAACTGGGGGAGCCGGGCTGCTGGGAGCGTTGTCCTACCTGGGCCTCACCCAGGCTGGCCTCTCCCCGCAGCACACCCTGCTGTCCATGCTGGGTATCCCTGCCCTGCTGCTGGCCAG CTATTTCTTTTTGCTCACATCTCCcgagccccaggaccctggaggggaggaagaggcagagacatCAGCGCGACAGCCCCTGATTGGCAGTGAGGCCGCAGAGTTGAAGCCAG ACTCCAGCTCAAGCCTCTCCCTTCAGGAAAGGTGGACTGTGTTCAAG GGCCTGCTGCGGTACATCGTCCCCTTGGTCCTGGTTTACTTTGCGGAGTATTTCATCAATCAGGGGCTT TTTGAGCTTCTGTTCTTCCGGAACACGTCCCTGAGTCACGCTCAGCAGTATCGCTG GTACCAGATGCTCTACCAGGCTGGCGTCTTTGTTTCCCGCTCTTCTCTCCGCTGCTGTCGCATCCGTTTCACGTGGGTCCTGGCCCTGCTGCAG TGCTTCAACCTGGCCTTCCTGCTGGTGGACGTGTGGTTGAGCTTCCTTCCCAGCATCTACCTCATCTTCCTGATCATTCTGTATGAGGGGCTCCTCGGAGGTGCTGCCTACGTGAACACCTTCCACAACATCGCCCTGGAG ACAAGTGATGAACACCGGGAATTTGCCATGGCAGCCGCCTGTATCTCCGACACTTTGGGAATTTCCCTGTCAGGGCTCCTGGCCCTGCCTCTGCACGACTTCCTTTGTCACCTGTCTTGA